The Blautia pseudococcoides genome segment ATCATTTTTCCCAATATATTTTGACACCACTTTTTTGCCATCCCGGTATTTTAAGTAGCAGTAGGTATTCCCATTGACTTTCTTTTCAGAGATCGTACCTTTCGGAAGCCCTGCCAGTATTTCTCGGTATTTTTCCAGCATATAATCGATCCGCTGTTTTTCTTTTTTTACGGTACTGATAATTAAACTCATTGTTCTCACCTATCTTTATTATACCCAACATTTCAAGAAATATCAACATAGTGTGGAGTAAAGTGAGAGAAATATATCCCGTACCTTATGTATGATTTGATCAAGTTTTTATGCACTCGGTAAATAAATCCAGTCACGCATTAAGCATACGCTTGGTTCATGCCAGATGATACGTACACGCACTGTAAACAGTACGTGTATCGAAGTATCTGGAAGGGCAAGGCACACCTTTACGACTAGTCCTTTTTGCAGAAGCTTTTCAAGGTTTACCTAAGGTAGCCTGGCACCGAAAGTATCTGCTGATTCCTCCGGGTTTCTTTTCGTTACTAAAACGGATTCTACATACTGGTGCAGTTTGTTATAAGCATCATTCAATAGGTCATCAAGAACAATATTTTTTAATTCGTATGTCATTTCTTCGTACGCTACATTTGGTAACTGTTTGTATGCAATCAGTTCTTTAGGTTCTTTGCCTTTGTTTATCTTTATCATGTTACCAATCTCTTATAGCCGTTCTAATTCTAATCTTACACGGCAGGAATTAGCCTTGGTATCGTTATTTCCTAAGATCGTTTCGAGACTATCTAATGCCGCTTCTGCTCCTACAAAGTTTTTGTTATCCAAGAAGTTATAAAATTTGCTAAATAACATTTGGACATCTTCTGGTCTCTCAGAAACACCCATTACTTCTCTAAATATTGTGTTAACATCCTTTCCATAAGTTTCATCAGGAGCGCAAAGTATCTCTTTATCCTTGATGATCATTAAACTTTCTGTGCCTACAGAATTAATCACGGCCGGCGCATGAGTAGTTACAATAAACTGGACTTTTGGAAAAATCTTCATCAGATCTGTTAAAATCTTCTGCTGCCATGATGGATGTAAATGTAAATCAATTTCATCTATTAAGACTATACCATCCGTTTCGGTTAAAACATGTTCTAGTAATTGAAGATTTAAAATAGCCATTCTATAAGCAATGTCGGCAACTAAACTGATTGTACACTTGTAACCATCACTAAGCTGCGAAAGTGGAATCGTTTTAAAGTTATTATCTTGAGCAAGATACATTAAATCGATTTCATGTGTATCCAAATTAAATTGTACTTTTACATTCTGATAGCCAGAAATAGACTGAAAACACTGCTCCATTGCAAGACAAACAGCTTTGAACTCAGGTAATATTTGTCCTTTCTGATATTGCTGAATGGTCATTTCCTGGAACCATTTCATCATAAATTTGTCATTGGCTGCACCATCTAAACTATCAAGATAGCCATTACTTCTTGTGCTTTTTTTAAATGTATTATTCCTTTTTTCCCTATGTTGATTCCATAAACGTCCTATACCATAATAAGATATAATAGGCAATACTAAATTAGTATCACCATTTCTAATTCTTTCTTGATACCTAATTGCAATGCTTGTTAGTTCTTTTGTATTTGATATGCTATCACGTCCATTTGCTGAATTTAATGATCTAATCCATTGAACTTTTTCACCATTGATTTCACTTTGTGTGGTAATTTCTACTGGGAATTGTGGCTGAACATCAACAACGCTTCCCTTATTGAAATATTTATTATGAGCATCATGTTTTCTGATTCTGTAATTCGTAAGCCCATCCATAGCAGAGATAAAAGTTCCAACTGCAATAGCAGCTGCTTCCAGTATGGATGTTTTTCCAGTACCATCTGCGCCAGCGCGAGGCTGACGGCACACGGCCGGTGATTGTCGGAGGTATCACAATAGAAAAGTGGAATCCGGATGAGCTGGAGGAAGTCATGCAGAAATACGGTGTATTGGACAGCACTGTATCCGAAATGACTGCGGAGATAGAGAAAATGTTTCCACCGACAACAGATGCATCCATTACAAAAGCAGTAGCCGATTATACGGGAGTTATAGATACCCACTACTCCTATTTCCGTTTTCCTTCTCTTATCAAAAAATATCCCAACGCGGCTGTTATGAGAACAGAAAGCTACGCCCGGACCAGTGATCTGATTAAAGAAATTATGGATGAGCACCCGGAGGTGATAGGCGACTTTGTCTGGACCTGCTGGAATCACATAGGAGAAGCGGGACTTGGAAGGTGTGTCCATGTTCCGAAGGAGGAAGAGGAAAAATATAACAATGTATTCGGCATGATGGATATCATGGTGAAGACAGAATACCCGTACCGGCTCTCAAACTGTGCAGATTTTGACATTAACGGAGTACCGACGGTGCAGGGGATTTACAGAAAGAACGTGTGGGGGGACCAGAGCACTTGTATTGCAGTGCAGCCTCCGGCTTACCACGACCTTGCGGAGATTAAGATGCTTGGATTTAGCAGGACAGAGGAAAAGCAAAGCTGGAATTTAGAAGGTGAAGAAGGAAAGCCGATAAGAGTGAACGTGTACTCAGGCGCAGAATGGTTGGAGCTGTTTTTGAACGAAAAAAGCCCTGGCAGAAAACCGGCAGGCAAAAAAGCCCCTTATTGCGCAAGTTTTGAGCTTGAATATGAGCCTGGCATCCTTACAGCAGTAAGCAGCACGGGCAGAAAAGAAGTATCCCGCAGCACGATAGAGACAACGGGAAAGGCAGTAAAAATAAAGGCAGTTCCGGAAAATACACAGGCAAAGGCAGGAGTGAAAGCATTAGGCGGAAAAAGCCACAAGGGGCAATTAGGATTGGCAGCCCTTGTGACTTTATATGCAGAAACTTAGTAACGGGATGATTCCCGGTATTTTATTACAGTGCGAACATAAGTTGTCCGATATGGAATACCTGGTTCTTCGATACGGGAAAGAAGCAGTTCCGCAGCAATATATCCCATAGCAGAACTTGGAATATGGACAGTGGTTAAATGTGGTTCAATAATCTGGGATTCAGCAGAATTATCGAACCCTGTAATTTTTACATCTTTAGGGACCGATAAGCCGCATTTCTTCAGCGCCTTCATGAGGTCCATGGCGACAAAATCATTTGCACATATAAATGCATCTGGCAGTTCTGGCAGTTGTTTGATATGTGATGCAAGCTGTTCAACAGTATGGAAGGGCTCGTTTGCTAAGAGTTCGTCAGTAACCGGTTTTAGACCAGAGAGTCTGAGCGCATCACTGAATCCCTGATATCGTTCAAAAAATGAGTGGCAGTTATTGATATCTCCTGCAAACGCAAGCCGGTGCTGTCCGTCCTTTATGAGAGTCTGCACGACGCTGGAAATACTGCTTCGGTTTTCCATAAACAGAAAATCCGCATCAAGCGTAGTGAAATCAATGTTAGAGGCGCAGTCGGTAAAAAGCAGTGGAATATCAAGCTTGCTGAGCATCTGACTGTATGCGTAATCAAATAGTTCTAAACAGATGATTCCGGCAGTGTTTGAAAGGTCGAATCCGGCCGGGAGCTGTAATTCCGCAAATTCCTGCTCACGAATCAGAAAAAATGATAATCGGTATCCGTTAGAACTGATTTTCTCCTGAAAAGTATTTAAAAGTTTTGAGCCGAAATGAGAACTGTTCGGCATAGAACGGGTAAAAAGAGCAATCTCACAATTTTCTGGTTTTGGAATGGAAGCTAAAGGTGGATAGTAAGAAAATTGTTTATATCCCAGTTCGGCAGCCTTTTGCAAAATTCTGTCTCTTGTAGCATCTGCCAGCACACCGGTATTGTTTAAGGCTTTTGATACGGTGTTTCTTGATACCCCTAATGAATCAGCTATATCTTGAATGGTAATTCGTTTTCCCATAGATACCTCCCTGTTTTAAATATGATGATCGTATAATCTGTATAAATACTTTTATGAGGGTGTTATACTTCATTATTAAATGTAACTTATTTAAAAAGATTTGTCAAATGTAAAAATGTGATGGATTAAAAGCTGTTTTTTATTGGCATACCGGCTTGTTTACAGATGAAAAAGGTGTAAATGTAAAAATAAATGAGGTATATGTAAAAATATAATTGACAAAAAGGTGTGCAAATGTTAGTATAGACTCAAGAAACAGTACAAAGTGCACAATGAATCAGTGCAATGTTACATGTTTATCAGGAAATGATGCAAATGTAAAAGGGAGGAGAGGGAACAATGAGTTTTCGTAATGCAAAAAGTGTTTCAGCCGGTAGACAGACTTTTCGCCAAAAAGCTGGCTACATCAAAAGAAACTGGCAGTTATATGTAATATTTTTAATGCCGGCTCTTCTTTTGACAATTATTTTCAAGTATATTCCCATGGGAGGAGTATTGATTGCTTTTGAGGATTACAATGTAATAAAAGGGGTATTTGGCAGCCCATGGGTGGGACTGGATTACTTCAGAAGGTTTTTATCGTCTCCGGATTTTATGAAATATCTTCTGAACACATTGAAACTGAGTGCCTATGGATTGCTGTGGGGATTTCCGATACCGATTATTCTTGCTCTTTTGCTAAACCAGATTCGCAGAACCGGAATAAAAAAGAAAATCCAGCTTTTGATTTATGCACCAAATTTTATTTCTGTCATTGTGCTCTGTGGTATGGTCAGAATGTTTTTGTCACCGGTAGGGCCGCTGAATCAGGTTTTGGGGATTGATGCAAACTGGATGACCATGCCGGAGGCATTCCGTACTATTTATATAGCCAGCGGAATCTGGCAGGGCGCCGGCTGGGCGTCTGTCATGTATACAGCGGCTCTGGCAAATGCAAGCAAAGACCTGGAGGAAGCCGCAATTGTAGA includes the following:
- a CDS encoding AAA family ATPase: MCRQPRAGADGTGKTSILEAAAIAVGTFISAMDGLTNYRIRKHDAHNKYFNKGSVVDVQPQFPVEITTQSEINGEKVQWIRSLNSANGRDSISNTKELTSIAIRYQERIRNGDTNLVLPIISYYGIGRLWNQHREKRNNTFKKSTRSNGYLDSLDGAANDKFMMKWFQEMTIQQYQKGQILPEFKAVCLAMEQCFQSISGYQNVKVQFNLDTHEIDLMYLAQDNNFKTIPLSQLSDGYKCTISLVADIAYRMAILNLQLLEHVLTETDGIVLIDEIDLHLHPSWQQKILTDLMKIFPKVQFIVTTHAPAVINSVGTESLMIIKDKEILCAPDETYGKDVNTIFREVMGVSERPEDVQMLFSKFYNFLDNKNFVGAEAALDSLETILGNNDTKANSCRVRLELERL
- a CDS encoding DUF4982 domain-containing protein encodes the protein MQKYGVLDSTVSEMTAEIEKMFPPTTDASITKAVADYTGVIDTHYSYFRFPSLIKKYPNAAVMRTESYARTSDLIKEIMDEHPEVIGDFVWTCWNHIGEAGLGRCVHVPKEEEEKYNNVFGMMDIMVKTEYPYRLSNCADFDINGVPTVQGIYRKNVWGDQSTCIAVQPPAYHDLAEIKMLGFSRTEEKQSWNLEGEEGKPIRVNVYSGAEWLELFLNEKSPGRKPAGKKAPYCASFELEYEPGILTAVSSTGRKEVSRSTIETTGKAVKIKAVPENTQAKAGVKALGGKSHKGQLGLAALVTLYAET
- a CDS encoding LacI family DNA-binding transcriptional regulator produces the protein MGKRITIQDIADSLGVSRNTVSKALNNTGVLADATRDRILQKAAELGYKQFSYYPPLASIPKPENCEIALFTRSMPNSSHFGSKLLNTFQEKISSNGYRLSFFLIREQEFAELQLPAGFDLSNTAGIICLELFDYAYSQMLSKLDIPLLFTDCASNIDFTTLDADFLFMENRSSISSVVQTLIKDGQHRLAFAGDINNCHSFFERYQGFSDALRLSGLKPVTDELLANEPFHTVEQLASHIKQLPELPDAFICANDFVAMDLMKALKKCGLSVPKDVKITGFDNSAESQIIEPHLTTVHIPSSAMGYIAAELLLSRIEEPGIPYRTTYVRTVIKYRESSRY
- a CDS encoding ABC transporter permease → MSFRNAKSVSAGRQTFRQKAGYIKRNWQLYVIFLMPALLLTIIFKYIPMGGVLIAFEDYNVIKGVFGSPWVGLDYFRRFLSSPDFMKYLLNTLKLSAYGLLWGFPIPIILALLLNQIRRTGIKKKIQLLIYAPNFISVIVLCGMVRMFLSPVGPLNQVLGIDANWMTMPEAFRTIYIASGIWQGAGWASVMYTAALANASKDLEEAAIVDGANILQQIWYVQLPAIKNIIVIQFILQAGNIMSIGFEKAYALQTDMNLPASEILSTYVYRVGLLNGDYGYSTAVGLFNSVINIILLIFVNKVVAKLNDGEGL